Proteins found in one Allorhizobium pseudoryzae genomic segment:
- a CDS encoding esterase family protein: MNREYVRWYSPRLHREMELLIFGHAGAKVLMLPTREGRFFEYEQMGVVASLAGKIEAGQMQLFCIEGMAGETFYSGWRHPGDRIRRHALFEDYVLSEVLPLMAARNPHDCTIIQGCSLGAFQAASLALRHPHLFRKLVAFSGRYDLTLKVEHFDDLLGGYYDDEVYFRTPTHFLPNLPPGDHLDHLRRLEVVLAIGADDPFLDNNRHLSRLLTEKGVMHQLHVWDGRAHRAGIWRRMAPLYI, encoded by the coding sequence ATGAACCGAGAATATGTGCGCTGGTACAGTCCCCGCCTTCATCGCGAGATGGAGCTACTGATCTTTGGACACGCCGGCGCGAAGGTTCTGATGCTGCCGACCCGTGAGGGGCGGTTCTTCGAATACGAACAGATGGGCGTGGTGGCGAGCCTCGCGGGCAAGATCGAAGCCGGACAGATGCAGCTCTTCTGCATCGAAGGCATGGCGGGCGAGACCTTCTACAGCGGCTGGCGGCATCCAGGCGATCGCATCCGGCGGCATGCGCTGTTCGAGGACTATGTGCTCTCTGAGGTGCTGCCGCTGATGGCGGCGCGCAACCCGCATGACTGCACGATCATCCAGGGCTGCAGCCTGGGCGCCTTCCAGGCGGCAAGCCTTGCGCTGCGCCATCCGCACCTGTTCCGCAAGCTCGTCGCCTTTTCCGGCCGCTACGACCTGACGCTGAAAGTGGAACATTTCGATGACCTTCTGGGCGGTTATTATGACGACGAGGTGTATTTTCGCACGCCGACCCATTTCCTGCCCAACCTGCCGCCGGGCGATCATCTTGATCACCTCAGGCGTCTGGAGGTGGTGCTGGCGATCGGTGCCGACGATCCGTTTCTCGACAACAACCGGCATCTCAGCCGCCTTCTGACGGAAAAGGGTGTGATGCATCAGCTGCATGTGTGGGACGGACGTGCGCATCGCGCCGGCATCTGGCGGCGCATGGCGCCGCTCTATATCTAG
- a CDS encoding HupE/UreJ family protein, which yields MLKRLSLTAGLFAAAAAPAFAHLDPLAHGSFAAGLSHPVFGADHVLAMVAVGLWAAQIAATPGRRAALFAVPAAFVGTMALGFALAVFGVQLPFVEPAILASVIGLGLLVGLAVRLPVAASAAVVAVFALFHGHAHGAELGHAGAWAFGLGFLVSTALLHVAGLALGLLVSRTAPVVSRVLGTLAALAGLSLAFGG from the coding sequence ATGTTGAAACGTCTTTCACTCACCGCAGGCCTTTTTGCCGCCGCTGCCGCTCCGGCCTTCGCCCATCTTGATCCGCTGGCCCATGGTTCCTTTGCCGCCGGCCTCTCGCATCCGGTCTTCGGTGCCGACCACGTTCTGGCCATGGTGGCCGTCGGGCTCTGGGCCGCGCAGATTGCCGCCACACCGGGCCGCCGCGCCGCACTCTTTGCCGTGCCCGCCGCCTTTGTCGGCACCATGGCCTTGGGTTTCGCGCTGGCGGTGTTCGGCGTTCAACTGCCGTTCGTCGAGCCGGCGATTCTCGCCTCCGTCATCGGTCTCGGCCTGCTGGTCGGCCTCGCCGTGCGTCTGCCGGTGGCGGCGTCCGCTGCCGTCGTTGCGGTCTTTGCCCTCTTCCACGGCCATGCGCATGGCGCCGAGCTGGGCCATGCCGGCGCCTGGGCCTTCGGTCTCGGCTTCCTGGTCTCGACCGCGCTCCTGCATGTGGCGGGCCTAGCGCTTGGCCTTCTCGTCAGCCGCACGGCACCGGTCGTGTCGCGGGTGCTGGGAACCCTTGCGGCCCTCGCCGGCCTGTCGCTCGCCTTCGGCGGCTGA
- a CDS encoding acetylxylan esterase: MSVPTDHPFAFDPTYGYSLEALQALRAPEAPEGFDAFWAGRYQRALEVKPKPQRRVSALSHPAWQVEEIHFTSTDRVRIGGWLLTPRSGEIRRGIVVGHGYGGREAPDFDYPVTDAALLFPCFRGMSKSPHPPISGNAVWHVLHHIEKPDQYVIGGCVEDLFVSVSALLQLFPALEGQIGYSGISFGGGIGALGIPFDPRIDRGFLEVPTFGNRPLWLTLPSTGSAASVQIYRKTHPGVDEALRFFDAATAATRITVPMLVAPARFDPAVAPPCQFSVANAVPQKFNETFILDAGHFDYPDAATQHNLLSEKVRTFFGDP; the protein is encoded by the coding sequence ATGAGCGTTCCGACCGACCACCCGTTCGCATTCGATCCCACCTACGGCTATAGCCTGGAGGCGCTTCAGGCGCTTCGCGCGCCGGAGGCCCCGGAGGGGTTCGACGCGTTCTGGGCCGGTCGCTACCAGCGGGCGCTTGAGGTGAAGCCAAAGCCGCAGCGGCGCGTGAGCGCCTTGTCGCATCCGGCTTGGCAGGTGGAGGAGATTCACTTCACCTCGACCGACCGTGTGCGGATCGGCGGATGGTTGCTGACGCCGAGGAGCGGAGAGATCCGCCGCGGGATCGTGGTCGGCCACGGCTATGGCGGGCGTGAGGCGCCGGATTTCGACTATCCGGTCACGGATGCAGCGCTGCTCTTTCCCTGCTTCCGCGGCATGTCGAAGAGCCCGCATCCGCCGATTTCCGGCAACGCGGTCTGGCACGTGCTGCACCATATCGAGAAGCCGGACCAATATGTCATCGGCGGCTGCGTCGAGGATCTCTTCGTCTCCGTCTCGGCGCTGCTTCAGCTGTTTCCCGCGCTTGAGGGGCAGATTGGCTACAGCGGCATCAGTTTCGGCGGCGGCATCGGGGCGCTCGGCATTCCCTTCGACCCACGGATCGATCGTGGTTTCCTCGAAGTGCCGACCTTCGGCAATCGGCCGCTCTGGCTGACGCTGCCCTCCACCGGTAGTGCGGCCTCGGTTCAGATCTATCGCAAGACACATCCGGGCGTCGATGAGGCACTGCGTTTCTTTGATGCCGCCACCGCCGCCACGCGAATCACGGTGCCGATGCTGGTGGCGCCGGCGCGGTTCGACCCGGCGGTGGCGCCGCCCTGCCAGTTTTCCGTCGCCAATGCGGTGCCGCAAAAATTTAATGAAACCTTCATTCTCGACGCCGGCCACTTCGATTATCCTGACGCTGCAACGCAGCATAACCTTCTCTCTGAGAAGGTCAGGACATTCTTCGGAGATCCATGA
- a CDS encoding methyl-accepting chemotaxis protein, translating to MQMTISRFLALFGMVLFMGLSVAVGTLLYSLRQLQIDGPEYSLIIDAKDLVADILPPPMFVVEAYLTATETAAYPEEADANTEMLKKLHADYSARMAAWATKPLPAATASFVFGEYKQASEAFWQHLFEVVVPQFKIAAVNGKETDLTELRKRFRTQRAAVVHLVDMAHKDMTAVEARAATTGTFYRSLAYTASGVAVIVLLGGIALFRRRAISPLQDMQRYMTALATGDLESPVPHADRKDEVGHMAQAVAHFREAALEKERLEQDADRHEQQTSEERNRQLAIETQRAATLKKVIDDLGAGLDRLSRFNIHVTLDEPFDEEFEVLRNNFNRSLAVFQQTMRRVLGKADEIRANAESLDGSADNLAHRTEKQAAALEETAAALDEITSNIAASSGLTKNTMTKSNHARENVGRSAEIVRQAIDAMSRIEDASQRIGSITGLIDEIAFQTNLLALNAGVEAARAGEAGKGFAVVAQEVRALAQRSANAAQEIHALITHSTNEVAGGVALVSRTGEALKEIENDIASIAGDIETIALGTSEQSDVLQAINTSVNQMDQITQQNAAMVEEMNAASHSLTEEVGEMVALVNQFVSREDEVQIDPRPRRRAA from the coding sequence ATGCAGATGACCATATCGCGCTTTCTTGCTCTGTTCGGAATGGTTCTCTTCATGGGACTGTCTGTCGCGGTGGGAACGCTTCTGTATTCTCTGCGTCAGTTGCAGATCGACGGACCGGAATACAGCCTCATCATCGATGCGAAGGACCTCGTGGCCGACATCCTGCCGCCGCCGATGTTCGTGGTCGAGGCCTATCTGACGGCCACCGAGACGGCGGCCTATCCGGAAGAAGCGGACGCCAATACCGAAATGCTGAAGAAGCTGCACGCCGATTACTCGGCACGCATGGCGGCCTGGGCCACCAAACCCCTGCCGGCCGCCACCGCATCCTTCGTCTTCGGAGAGTACAAACAGGCGTCCGAAGCCTTCTGGCAACATCTGTTCGAGGTTGTTGTCCCGCAGTTCAAGATTGCCGCCGTCAATGGCAAGGAAACCGACCTGACGGAGCTGAGAAAGCGCTTCCGCACCCAGCGCGCCGCCGTCGTGCACCTGGTCGACATGGCCCACAAGGACATGACCGCCGTCGAGGCGCGAGCCGCCACCACCGGAACCTTCTATCGCTCCCTGGCCTATACGGCGAGCGGCGTGGCCGTCATCGTCCTTCTCGGCGGCATCGCATTGTTTCGCCGACGCGCCATCTCGCCATTGCAGGACATGCAACGCTACATGACCGCCCTGGCGACCGGAGACCTCGAAAGCCCGGTGCCGCATGCCGACCGCAAGGACGAAGTCGGCCACATGGCACAGGCCGTGGCCCATTTCCGCGAGGCGGCCCTGGAGAAGGAACGGCTGGAGCAGGATGCCGACCGCCACGAACAGCAGACGAGCGAAGAGCGCAACCGCCAGCTGGCCATCGAAACGCAACGGGCCGCGACCCTCAAGAAGGTCATCGACGATCTGGGCGCCGGCCTCGATCGCCTGTCGCGCTTCAACATCCATGTCACGCTGGACGAGCCCTTCGACGAGGAATTCGAGGTGCTGCGCAACAATTTCAACCGGTCGCTCGCCGTCTTCCAGCAGACGATGCGCCGGGTGCTGGGCAAGGCGGATGAAATCCGTGCCAATGCCGAAAGCCTGGATGGCTCCGCCGACAACCTCGCCCACCGCACCGAAAAGCAGGCCGCGGCCCTGGAAGAGACCGCTGCCGCGCTGGACGAGATCACCTCGAATATCGCCGCCTCCAGCGGCCTGACCAAGAACACGATGACGAAGAGCAACCACGCGCGCGAAAATGTCGGACGCTCGGCCGAGATCGTCCGTCAGGCGATCGATGCCATGAGCCGCATCGAGGATGCCTCCCAGCGCATCGGCTCGATCACCGGCCTCATCGACGAGATCGCCTTCCAGACCAACCTGCTGGCGCTGAACGCCGGCGTCGAGGCGGCACGCGCAGGCGAAGCCGGCAAAGGGTTTGCCGTTGTCGCCCAGGAAGTACGTGCACTCGCCCAACGATCCGCCAATGCCGCGCAGGAAATCCACGCGCTCATCACCCATTCCACCAACGAAGTGGCCGGCGGCGTGGCGCTCGTCTCGCGCACCGGCGAGGCTCTGAAGGAAATCGAGAACGACATCGCGTCCATTGCCGGCGACATCGAGACGATCGCACTCGGCACCAGCGAACAGAGCGACGTGCTGCAGGCGATCAACACCTCCGTCAACCAGATGGACCAGATTACCCAGCAGAATGCGGCGATGGTCGAGGAAATGAATGCCGCCAGCCATTCGCTGACCGAGGAGGTGGGCGAGATGGTGGCGCTGGTCAACCAGTTCGTCAGCCGTGAAGACGAAGTGCAGATCGATCCGCGCCCGCGCCGCCGGGCCGCCTGA
- a CDS encoding DUF2076 domain-containing protein, producing the protein MLPEERQLLTALFDRVRTAAGTPRDADAERLIADAVRAEPAAPYYLAQAVIVQEKGLEAASKRINDLEGRIRELEGNLAKPAPQPEERGFLSSIFGSSQPTRTAPPAPSRPAYPATDRGAPWSQPQGYGQASGYSQAPTGPWSQPVSGPSAGSSFLTGALGTAAGVAGGMLLANSLSGIFGHHMAGLGLGAPLSEGFGNAPVEETVINNYYGDPSNDPPQIDTGTNASANLEPDDNLQQADLDTNDTGWNDDTDLGSDDGSDFV; encoded by the coding sequence ATGTTACCGGAAGAACGCCAGCTTTTGACCGCCCTGTTCGACCGTGTTCGCACCGCCGCCGGCACCCCGCGCGATGCCGATGCCGAACGGCTGATTGCCGATGCGGTGCGCGCCGAACCGGCCGCGCCCTATTATCTGGCGCAGGCGGTGATCGTTCAGGAAAAAGGGCTCGAAGCCGCCTCCAAACGTATCAACGATCTCGAAGGTCGGATCCGCGAGCTTGAGGGAAACCTGGCGAAACCGGCACCCCAGCCGGAGGAACGCGGTTTCCTGAGCTCGATCTTCGGCTCCAGCCAGCCGACGCGGACCGCACCGCCCGCACCCTCGCGTCCCGCCTATCCGGCGACCGATCGCGGCGCGCCCTGGAGCCAGCCGCAGGGCTATGGGCAGGCATCTGGCTATTCCCAGGCGCCGACAGGCCCGTGGTCGCAACCTGTGTCCGGCCCCTCCGCCGGGAGCAGTTTCCTCACCGGTGCGCTCGGCACCGCCGCAGGCGTTGCGGGCGGTATGCTGCTTGCCAATTCCCTGAGCGGGATCTTCGGCCATCACATGGCCGGGCTCGGGCTCGGCGCACCCTTGAGCGAAGGCTTTGGCAATGCGCCGGTGGAGGAAACCGTCATCAACAACTATTACGGCGATCCCAGCAATGATCCGCCGCAGATCGATACCGGCACGAATGCCAGCGCCAACCTGGAGCCGGACGACAACCTGCAGCAGGCCGATCTCGATACCAACGATACCGGCTGGAACGACGACACCGATCTCGGCAGCGACGACGGCAGCGATTTCGTCTGA
- a CDS encoding cation diffusion facilitator family transporter, producing MTDDEKQLVQRLAFWGIPLSLGVMGLKLLAWWVTGSVALLSDGLESFVNVAAACIAYFVIRYAQRPADEDHQFGHHKAEYISAVIEGVLIVIAALLIVKEAWGGLVEPRLPEAPVMGLAINALAGVINAAWAMLLIRIGTSHRSPALKADGQHIMSDVVTSAGVLIGLILALLTGYAILDPVLAIIVGINILYQGSKVISHSLGGLMDKAVEPEEEDAIRAAIRSHSAGALGVHDLRTRRAGAVAFIDFHLVVPAKMPVGEAHTICDRLEDAIKAVIPGASLAIHVEPEGESPHGLKVTVEGQ from the coding sequence ATGACCGACGACGAAAAACAGCTTGTCCAACGCCTTGCCTTCTGGGGCATCCCGCTCTCGCTTGGCGTGATGGGCCTCAAGCTCCTGGCCTGGTGGGTCACCGGTTCAGTGGCGCTTCTGTCCGACGGGCTGGAGAGCTTCGTCAATGTTGCGGCGGCCTGCATCGCCTACTTCGTCATTCGTTATGCGCAGCGTCCGGCAGACGAAGATCACCAGTTCGGCCATCACAAGGCGGAATATATCTCCGCCGTCATCGAAGGCGTGCTGATCGTCATTGCCGCGCTGCTGATCGTCAAGGAGGCCTGGGGCGGGCTGGTCGAGCCGCGCCTGCCGGAGGCGCCGGTCATGGGTCTGGCGATCAATGCCTTGGCCGGCGTCATCAACGCCGCCTGGGCAATGCTTCTCATCCGCATCGGCACCAGCCATCGTTCGCCGGCGCTCAAAGCCGACGGGCAACACATCATGTCGGATGTGGTCACATCCGCCGGCGTGCTGATCGGCCTCATTCTCGCACTTCTGACCGGTTATGCCATCCTCGACCCGGTTCTCGCCATCATCGTCGGCATCAACATTCTCTACCAGGGCTCGAAGGTCATCTCCCACTCTCTGGGCGGACTGATGGACAAGGCGGTCGAGCCGGAAGAGGAAGATGCGATCCGTGCGGCGATCCGCAGCCATTCCGCCGGCGCGCTCGGCGTGCATGATCTGAGAACCCGCCGTGCTGGCGCTGTCGCCTTCATCGATTTCCATCTGGTGGTGCCGGCGAAGATGCCGGTCGGTGAGGCGCATACGATCTGCGATCGCTTGGAAGATGCGATCAAGGCGGTTATTCCCGGCGCATCACTCGCCATTCATGTGGAGCCGGAGGGCGAAAGCCCCCACGGGCTCAAGGTTACTGTAGAAGGTCAATGA
- a CDS encoding anthranilate synthase gives MVTIIEDDGSEVYETRGGISVSRKRRPTPYANAVSSYVDKLDERRGAVFSSNYEYPGRYTRWDTAIVDPPLGISSFGRTVWIEAYNGRGEVLLDFIADRLSSEPDLTLGARSQRRLDLSVNTPSRAFTEEERSKMPTVFTVLRAIVDLFHSDADSAIGLFGAFGYDLAFQFDSIDLSLNRPDDQRDMVLFLPDEILVVDHHAAKAWIDRYDFARDGKTTVGKSEEIAPEPFRTTDTIPPKGDHRPGEYAELVVKAKESFRRGDLFEVVPGQKFMERCDSKPSQISNRLKAINPSPYSFFINLGNQEYLVGASPEMFVRVSGRRIETCPISGTIRRGEDAISDSEQILKLLNSKKDESELTMCSDVDRNDKSRVCEPGSVKVIGRRQIEMYSRLIHTVDHIEGRLRPDMDAFDGFLSHAWAVTVTGAPKLWAMRFIEKHEKSPRAWYGGAIGMVGFNGDMNTGLTLRTIRIKDGIAEVRAGATLLNDSDPHEEEAETELKASAMIAAIRDARTGNTAKVSRDVQTVGQGVKILLVDHEDSFVHTLANYFRQTGADVSTVRTPVPEEIYDRIKPDLVVLSPGPGNPKDFDCKATIKAARAKGLPIFGVCLGLQALAEAYGGELRHLAVPMHGKPSRIRVLEPGIVFAGLGREVTVGRYHSIFADPKTLHPDFIITAESEDGTIMGIEHAKEPIAAVQFHPESIMTLGGDAGMRMIENVVANLSRRAKEQAA, from the coding sequence ATGGTCACCATCATCGAAGACGACGGCTCGGAGGTCTACGAGACTCGTGGCGGCATTTCCGTCAGCCGCAAGCGCCGGCCGACCCCTTATGCCAATGCGGTGTCCAGTTACGTGGACAAACTGGATGAACGCCGCGGCGCGGTCTTCTCGTCGAACTACGAATATCCGGGCCGCTATACCCGCTGGGATACGGCGATCGTCGATCCGCCGCTCGGCATCTCCTCCTTCGGCCGCACTGTCTGGATCGAGGCCTATAACGGCCGCGGCGAAGTGCTGCTCGATTTCATTGCGGATCGCCTGTCGTCCGAACCGGACCTGACGCTCGGGGCACGCTCTCAGCGCCGTCTCGACCTCTCCGTCAACACGCCTTCCCGCGCCTTTACCGAGGAAGAGCGCTCGAAGATGCCGACGGTGTTTACCGTGCTGCGCGCCATCGTCGATCTCTTCCATTCGGATGCTGACAGTGCCATCGGCCTCTTCGGTGCCTTCGGTTACGATCTCGCCTTCCAGTTCGATTCCATCGATCTTTCGCTCAACCGCCCCGATGACCAGCGCGATATGGTGCTGTTCCTGCCGGACGAGATCCTCGTCGTCGACCACCACGCCGCCAAGGCCTGGATCGACCGCTACGATTTTGCCCGCGACGGCAAGACGACGGTCGGCAAGTCGGAAGAGATTGCGCCGGAACCCTTCCGCACGACGGACACGATCCCGCCGAAGGGCGATCATCGCCCCGGCGAATATGCCGAACTGGTGGTGAAGGCGAAGGAAAGCTTCCGCCGCGGCGATCTGTTCGAGGTCGTGCCCGGCCAGAAGTTCATGGAACGCTGCGATTCAAAACCCTCGCAGATCTCCAACCGCCTGAAGGCGATCAACCCGTCGCCCTATTCCTTCTTCATCAATCTCGGCAACCAGGAATATCTCGTCGGCGCTTCGCCGGAAATGTTCGTGCGCGTTTCCGGTCGCCGCATCGAGACCTGCCCGATTTCCGGCACGATCCGCCGCGGCGAAGATGCGATCTCCGACTCCGAACAGATCCTGAAGCTCTTGAACTCCAAGAAGGACGAGAGCGAGCTCACCATGTGCTCGGACGTCGACCGCAACGACAAGTCCAGAGTCTGCGAGCCGGGGTCGGTCAAGGTCATCGGCCGCCGGCAGATCGAGATGTATTCGCGGCTCATCCACACGGTGGACCATATCGAGGGACGCCTGCGTCCGGACATGGACGCCTTCGACGGCTTCCTCTCCCACGCCTGGGCCGTTACCGTCACCGGGGCGCCGAAGCTTTGGGCGATGCGCTTCATCGAGAAACACGAAAAGAGCCCGCGGGCCTGGTATGGTGGTGCGATCGGCATGGTCGGCTTCAACGGCGACATGAACACGGGTCTCACGCTGCGCACCATCCGCATCAAGGACGGCATTGCCGAGGTGCGCGCCGGCGCGACGCTGCTCAACGACAGCGACCCGCACGAGGAAGAGGCCGAAACCGAACTGAAGGCCTCCGCCATGATTGCCGCCATCCGCGATGCCCGCACGGGCAATACCGCCAAGGTCAGCCGTGACGTGCAGACGGTGGGGCAGGGGGTGAAAATCCTGCTGGTCGATCACGAGGACAGCTTTGTCCATACGCTCGCCAACTATTTCCGCCAGACGGGAGCGGACGTCTCCACCGTGCGCACGCCGGTGCCGGAGGAGATCTACGACCGGATCAAGCCGGATCTGGTGGTGCTCTCGCCCGGACCCGGCAATCCGAAGGATTTCGATTGTAAGGCAACGATCAAGGCGGCGCGCGCCAAAGGTCTGCCGATCTTCGGCGTTTGTCTCGGCCTGCAGGCGCTGGCGGAAGCCTATGGCGGCGAGCTTCGGCATCTTGCGGTTCCGATGCACGGCAAGCCGTCGCGCATCCGCGTGCTGGAGCCGGGGATCGTCTTTGCCGGCCTTGGCCGCGAGGTGACGGTCGGCCGTTATCACTCGATCTTCGCCGATCCGAAGACGCTGCATCCGGATTTCATCATCACTGCGGAAAGCGAGGACGGCACGATCATGGGGATCGAACACGCCAAGGAACCGATTGCGGCGGTGCAGTTCCACCCCGAATCGATCATGACGCTCGGCGGCGATGCCGGCATGCGGATGATCGAGAACGTGGTGGCGAACCTGTCGCGCCGGGCGAAGGAACAGGCGGCGTAA
- a CDS encoding ATP-dependent Clp protease proteolytic subunit, producing MLDENDDDKSKELPLGKETEANLFKSRSIFIYGGITQELAQKVCTQLVALAAASDEDIRIYVNSPGGHVESGDSIHDMIKFIKPKVWIIGTGWVASAGALIYVSVPKERRICLPNTRFLLHQPSGGTRGMASDIEIQAREIIKMNQRLIKIFSKATGQTEEKIAKDIDRDYWLSAEDAVSYGLVSKIVESQAEIG from the coding sequence ATGCTTGATGAGAATGACGACGACAAGTCGAAGGAATTGCCACTCGGGAAGGAAACGGAGGCGAACCTCTTCAAGTCGCGTTCGATCTTCATCTATGGCGGCATCACGCAGGAACTGGCGCAGAAGGTCTGCACCCAGCTCGTCGCGCTGGCCGCAGCCTCCGACGAGGATATCCGCATCTACGTGAATTCTCCGGGCGGCCATGTCGAATCGGGTGATTCGATTCACGACATGATCAAGTTCATCAAACCGAAGGTCTGGATCATCGGCACTGGCTGGGTCGCGTCTGCCGGCGCACTGATCTACGTATCGGTGCCGAAGGAACGCCGCATCTGCCTGCCGAACACCCGCTTCCTGCTGCACCAACCGTCCGGCGGCACGCGCGGCATGGCGTCCGACATCGAGATCCAGGCCCGCGAAATCATCAAGATGAACCAGCGCCTGATCAAGATCTTCTCCAAGGCCACCGGCCAGACGGAAGAGAAGATCGCCAAGGACATCGACCGTGACTACTGGCTGTCGGCGGAAGATGCCGTCTCCTACGGTCTGGTTTCGAAGATCGTCGAGAGCCAGGCCGAAATCGGCTGA
- the queF gene encoding preQ(1) synthase codes for MSMTDVSGLSQLGKHVEAPTSPETAVLEKVPNSNAGTDYVVRFTAPEFTSLCPMTGQPDFAHIVIDYIPGESLVESKSLKLFLAAFRNHGAFHEDCSVYIAKRLVDLLQPKWLRIGAYWYPRGGIPIDVFWQTGAVPEGVWLPDQGVPTYRGRG; via the coding sequence ATGAGCATGACGGATGTCAGCGGGCTCTCGCAGCTCGGTAAACACGTAGAGGCTCCGACGAGCCCGGAGACGGCGGTTCTCGAAAAAGTGCCGAACAGCAATGCGGGCACGGATTACGTGGTGCGCTTTACCGCGCCGGAATTCACCTCGCTTTGCCCGATGACCGGCCAGCCGGATTTCGCCCATATCGTCATCGACTACATTCCGGGCGAGTCGCTCGTCGAATCGAAATCGCTGAAACTGTTCCTCGCCGCCTTCCGCAATCACGGCGCCTTTCATGAGGATTGCTCGGTCTATATCGCCAAGCGGCTGGTCGATCTTCTGCAACCGAAGTGGCTCCGGATCGGCGCCTACTGGTATCCGCGCGGCGGCATCCCGATCGATGTCTTCTGGCAGACCGGTGCGGTGCCGGAAGGGGTCTGGCTGCCGGACCAGGGTGTGCCGACCTATCGCGGCCGCGGATAA
- a CDS encoding dual specificity protein phosphatase family protein, translating to MTVSQIAKGAGLCLVAPLLLLGAYLGFLQLTGNVHEVVPGQFYRSAQLSKDGFDHYIETYHIRTVINLRGAKPGAAWYEDELAAAHAHGVTHVDFPMSASKELTPEQSFKLVSLLRTAQGPILVHCKNGADRTGLASVMYLQQVANVDERTAEWQLTPLFGHLNIPFTGAYAMDDTWEDFEKLIGLPS from the coding sequence ATGACAGTTTCACAGATCGCTAAAGGCGCCGGGCTTTGTCTCGTCGCGCCGCTGCTGCTGCTCGGTGCCTATCTGGGCTTTCTGCAGCTGACGGGGAATGTCCACGAGGTCGTACCCGGCCAGTTCTACCGCTCCGCCCAGCTTTCGAAGGACGGCTTCGATCACTATATCGAGACCTACCACATCCGAACCGTCATCAACCTGCGCGGCGCAAAACCCGGTGCGGCCTGGTACGAGGATGAACTGGCGGCCGCGCATGCACACGGTGTGACGCATGTGGATTTTCCGATGTCGGCCAGCAAGGAACTGACGCCGGAACAGAGTTTCAAGCTGGTCAGCCTGCTCCGCACGGCACAAGGCCCAATCCTCGTCCACTGCAAGAACGGCGCCGACCGCACCGGCCTTGCCTCCGTCATGTATCTGCAGCAGGTGGCGAATGTGGACGAACGGACCGCCGAATGGCAGCTGACGCCGCTCTTCGGCCACCTGAACATTCCCTTCACCGGCGCCTATGCCATGGACGACACCTGGGAAGATTTCGAGAAGCTGATTGGATTGCCGAGTTGA
- a CDS encoding extensin family protein produces the protein MAAALAAIMLTGAGLPDTPPLPTDKPDVSGPQNPPETPVATPRPKPSPDTPASGETPTAQERDKAEPDEPKDTAAPTPEPKPESTTDAEKPKEPVVSAIVAEDPVKLESCLRDLKALGAEFEPQEPIKDDDGVCGIERPILMTKALPGVPMSDPSPMRCEAALALSHWLKDTVQPTLALALPDRTLTGVRNAPGYTCRKRNGAETGKISEHARGNAIDIIGLDLSKGEPVIMTPKMEDPTLTGAFQRTITAGACLHFTTVLSPGSDATHQDHLHLDVLERNGGYRYCR, from the coding sequence ATGGCCGCAGCACTTGCGGCCATCATGCTGACGGGCGCCGGACTGCCGGACACACCGCCTCTGCCGACGGATAAACCGGACGTCTCCGGCCCGCAGAACCCGCCGGAGACACCCGTCGCGACACCTCGGCCCAAACCCTCCCCCGACACACCGGCCTCCGGTGAGACGCCGACCGCGCAGGAGCGGGACAAGGCAGAACCGGACGAGCCGAAGGACACGGCCGCGCCGACACCCGAGCCCAAACCGGAATCAACCACCGACGCGGAAAAGCCTAAGGAACCCGTGGTCAGCGCCATCGTTGCGGAGGATCCGGTGAAGCTCGAGTCCTGCCTGCGCGATCTGAAGGCGCTGGGGGCCGAGTTTGAACCGCAGGAGCCGATCAAGGATGACGATGGCGTCTGCGGCATCGAAAGGCCGATCCTGATGACGAAGGCCCTGCCGGGCGTACCGATGTCGGACCCCTCCCCCATGCGCTGCGAGGCAGCCCTTGCGCTCTCGCACTGGCTGAAGGACACGGTGCAGCCGACGCTCGCCCTTGCCCTGCCCGACCGGACGCTGACCGGCGTGCGCAATGCCCCGGGCTATACCTGCCGCAAGCGCAACGGCGCAGAGACCGGCAAGATTTCCGAACATGCCCGCGGCAATGCCATCGATATCATCGGTCTCGACCTGTCGAAGGGCGAGCCGGTGATCATGACACCGAAAATGGAGGATCCGACGCTGACTGGCGCCTTCCAGCGGACGATCACCGCCGGCGCCTGCCTGCATTTCACCACCGTGCTCTCCCCCGGCAGCGACGCGACGCACCAGGACCACCTGCATCTGGACGTGCTGGAGCGCAACGGCGGCTACCGCTACTGCCGCTAG